The sequence below is a genomic window from Nicotiana tomentosiformis chromosome 6, ASM39032v3, whole genome shotgun sequence.
AACATGCTTGTTCCCTAGAAGTTAGAGGgcctcttttttttctctttgaaTTTTGAACGTAGAAGACCACCTGCTTCAACTTTCACGTGTAAGAATTATTAACGTTGTAGTCCATAGCTAAAAGCATCAAATTGAAACGCTATTCCATAATGTTGGAGAGGATAAAAGATCAACAACATCGCTTAGGACAAAAGAAATTTTGTGCAGAAAGTTTCAAAAGGAACTGAACTTGCAATAAAATGTAGAGCTCTGAAGGGATAAACAAAGATAGATCActgaaaattttcatttttatcgTGTCAAAATATACCCCAAAGCAGTACATTACAGATTCTAACAGTTGTACTCCTTTCAGACTTCATTTTCATTGTTGTAATACTTATAAGCCAAGTGTTAGTTGCGGCGGAAGTGATTTCAGAGTCTTTTCTTACCTACTTTTGATACTTTAGCAAAATTTAATTCACTCCTCAGTCTTTGTCAATTGTCGCAATGATGGTTTATTGAATTTTTCTCTTGTTAGTTCTGCAGGACTATATCTGGAAAGACTGTGCAAGATTCTGACGTGAGGCCTCTCTCAGTGTTGGAAGACACTTTAAATTATCTGAGTAACTTGCTGGATTCTACAGAGCATCCCTTTGAGGTGGTTCATGACTTCATCTTTGATAGGATGAGAGCCATTAGACAAGATCTAAGCATGCAAAATATCGCTTGCAGTCGAGCGGTCTCTATGTATGAGAGAATGGTATGCTCATTAATCAGGTTATCTTATCCAAAAGAACTTGAATTAGAGCTGAATGGAATATGTGTGTCTAGATGCATGAATCATGATATGGTTGCATCTTACCATCCTACGGTTCCTGCATCTCAATCTTCTTTCCTCGAGTCTTAAATCCACTGCGAGCAAATTTTTAACATTGCAGAAAGCAGAAAAAGATCAATAAAGGAACTTGAGAAGCTTGTAGATTGAATTCAAAAGATGAATTGATTTGATAATAAGAAGTGAATATGTTGTTAGATGTGGATGTTGTATCCCCTACTAGATACAATTTTTAACCAATTTGTTGATACAAATTTAGCCATTGGGCCACCTTAACCACTTGGCCATGTTCTCCCAATCACTCTGCTAGTTTCTTGCATGTTGACTTTCATCAGTTCCCTGTGTGTTTAAGGGAACAACTGAATTTTGATGTAAATAGCTTAGTAATTATGTACCTCCAGAGTGCTTTTGTTAATGATTTTCTTTACctttttctcaaaaaaaaaaagaaggaaaaaaaattgtGAAGGAGTAGAAGAGGGAAGAACATTTTTTTATAAGGTAATAGTTTCATTAAGAAGGGCAAAAAACGTGCTCGTATACAAGTATATCAAAAAATAGAAAACCATTTTAAACCTTACAAGAAGAAATGGTTTTCTGCTAAAGACACCCAATTACCTCCACAAATAGGAACCTCATGGGTGCACGAAAAGGAAATAAGGGAAAAAAGGCTATTCCTTAATTGTATAAAGTCTTCTTCTACTCCCTCAAAAGCTCTCATATTTCTCTCCCACCAAACGATTCACATAAGTGCTAGAGGATCGACATCCCATTCCATCTTCTTCTGTGACTTGATTGCTGACATTACACAGTACCCGCCTCCTTATATTGTGATCTTAATCTGATACAACAAATAAGTATTTTTTTCTCTTCTTGTAGGCTAAGTATTTATTTCCTTCAATGTAGAGAATATCCTCCTCATTCGATATATAACCCCCTTCTTTGGTAATCTTTCGTTTGGCTGGTATGACAAGGAAACATCTTATTTAGGAAACCAAGCAAATAATTTTTTCGTATAGATTCTAAGCTTAAAATGTTCAAGTACTCCTTCTTTTAGTATTAATGCAGATTGCAGAATGTTTAGAAATATGTAGCTCTAATATGGTTTTCTCCACAGGTTAAATTTCATATAATATCCCAGCATAAGCTTAGAAGATGTAGCGGTTCAAGTATTTCTTCGCTGTCATACCTCAACATGGAGCAGCTTACGAAAGCATTGGCAACTTTATTTAATCTTTATGAAGCAAGTCGAACTTCAGAATCCATCTTTGAAAATGAAGCtgaatttttttcattttatgtgCTTCTCCGCCTTGATTCTAAAACCCAAGGAACAGTTaggttttcatttttttttccttcctcTTTCTGAATTTATCAAAGATTGTGAATTGTTGATAACTATCAGGAGCTTACTCAGAGACCGTTTTCTTCATTCAATTTCATTAAACATTGTTCTTCTTGATTTGCAGGGGGAGACACTATCTTTATGGTTCCGCCGTGTTCCTTCTCACATTATGAAGTCAACAGAAATGAATTTTGCTCGGAAGATCTTGAGGTAGATCAAAGGCATTTAGTATCAATTATAGTTGCTAGTAGaatactttttatttttgtatatggGAAGTTCAACCTTTTATTCTTATTTGTAAATTATTTTGTGACAGATACTTTAAATTGGGCTTCTACAAGAAATTTATCCATATAACAGAGTCTGAAGCATCCTACCTGCAGTATTGCATTATTGAACCTTCTATCAATGAGGTGAGTTCTTATATATCAGCAAATTATATTTCTGTGGCATATGCTCTCTCTCATTTGCCTGATAAATATTGTTTTCACTCCTCCCCTGCTTTTCGTTACTGTTGGAAGAAAATTGGGGTTTGATCCTTCTCCCACCATATTAGTCTGCTTCTTACTGAGAAGAAAACAGGAAACTAAGGCCTGTCTAAAATGGCAGCCTTTAACGTCTAGTTTGAAGCATCCCTGACTAATGCTGGCATTGAGAAGCAAAATGCTCCAACTTTTAAGTGCTTTAACAATTTTCTCTACTTAAATAGAATTCCCTTCTTAACTTTTTCTGCTCCCCACCCCCCCcccctatttattattatttttattttttttatgttttattttatggATAAGTTTGATTCCCCTTAATTTGCTCCATTTGTGTTACTAAGGTTCGAGCACTAGCTATTTCCTGTGTGAATTACGGAGGATACAAGCTTCAGCCTTTTCCCCTGGCGGCTCTTTCCAAGTTCCTAATGATGAAGGTAAAATCCTATCTAGTATTAAGGATTTTGATTAGAAAAAAAAGTTCAGCTCTCCACATTCTGAATTTGGCTGCTCTAATGCATGGTTATTTAGGAATGGGAGTTAGAGTCTTTCTGCAATGACAGTGGCCTTCAGACCTCCATCGATGAAGAAGGAAATAGTTGCTTGCCTACCAAGCAAACAACTCTTATCCATCCAAAAGGAGGGTTGCACAAGTATTATCCTCTGGAGTCAGATCGGTTCGAGAGGTGAGTCCTACAAATTTCTTCATTCATTCCCCTACAGGAACAATTAAAATCGTTGAAGCAAAGCTGAAAGATCTTAAATTATGAGAACAAACTTAAACACTTCTTCCTTTTGCGAAAGTAGGCTGGCTGTATGAGCTCTAAGTTACCAGGTAAATTAGAATATGTGGGAGTCCAAGTAAGAGCATAACCTTGTACTAGTGTGACAGGGACCAACTTCACTATAAATATGGAGCAATTTATCACTAAGTCAACCATCATGTTGCTAAAAAGAATTCTCACGTATGTATGTATGTAGATGGATGTATAATTAAATTTTATGCTTCTGGTAGCGAATGAAAATTACTTGAAGATTCTAAAGTAATTTAATTGGACCTTTACTATCTGATGCCAAGGCTGATTGGTCGATCTTCTctggcattgatttattactcTCTAGCAATACATAACCCTGAAGAAGGGAGTAAATGGATTTCCGGGCCATAGTGATTACCTGCTCACTTGCTTTTGCTATGCTCGAAATCCGTAGTTGACCGACATACATTTTTGAAGTACTTGGGATTTTGGATCCCATctgtccaagccttggtggataaTATTACCTAGTACCTGCACTGGTGGGAGGTAGGAGGTACCCCGGAATTAGTCAAGGTGCACACGAGCTGGCCCGGACACTacagttataaaaaaaaattaatttttcacaTTCTTACGAACAAAGTGATTACTATATCTTGATCCTCAGCTAATTGCAGAAAGCAAAATTACTGCATTCTCGGAACTTGATGGTTGCTGCACAAACAGTGCAGGCTCCCTGCTAACTGCTAAGTCAACCTTTTTGTTTCAGGTTATCTGTTGAACTGTAAGAGCTTAGGTGGACGCGACACGAAAAGTTGTGTGTTAAAGCCATTCGATTGGCTTGGTCGAGCTAGTTTGAGACTTCAGATTCAGCATAAGAAGAGCTCTAGATCTAGTTTACATGACAGTATTCTGATCTTCATACATGCCTCATTTTGAAAGTAATGTGCATCACCAAAAGATCCTTAAACCATTCCATTTAGATGTGTTTTAAGGTTTGCATTTTGCATACTTCTTGAATTTAGTAGTCTATTTCTGTCCTTCCTCCCCCTTTCCTCTTTTCCCTCAGGAGGCATTGTATCATAATTCCTGTCACTTTATACCATATAGAAAGAACAACAAAGAACAAAGCTGGCCGAGTAGTTGTGCTTACAAATATGTTTCTTATACAAGAGTCTTAGTTGATGGGATAAAGATATTTGTTGAATTTACTTCTTTTTTTCTATCAACGGGACCTGCGGGATTGGGATCATCTAACGCTAGCGTGATTCTGTCGGACCAAGACGCGAGGCTTTCATCAGACAAGGGCTGGAAGCACAGTGGCTATCAAACGGCAAATCAACTCTTATAGTGGATTGTTGAGAAAACGAGAATCTTGTCAACTTAATGCCATCTTCTTAGCTCGTTGGAATTTTGTAAGCGTCTTACAGGAGATATTGCTTGAATTAGTACAGAAACCAAAAACTACGTACTCAATTATCAAGAAGGGGAGTGGCAATTCAAGGATATTTAGTGCTGGCTTTGATCGTTTATATGAACTTCAGCATTTGAacctttttatcatttattttctaATGTCAAATTTTAACAGTGTACGCTATAACATAGGTACTCTCTCTCATTTGTCTTATCCCTCCAAGTTTTTTATTCAAATCCACTACCCAAAATTGCCTATTGCACtctcttttttctcattttcagTCAATTGAGCAGTATTTGATGGGTAACGGTAATAGCAAATACCAATTTGCCATTAATTTATAGGCCTGCGCATTCACTTGGTAACTGTTTCCTTGTCCCAAGGTTGTTTCGAAAAGATCAAGGTTTTTTCTTCAGATGGCAAAAGATCAAGTTAAGAAAGCGAGGGTAGAGTTTGTGGTCCTTTGGATATAGGAGTTTGAGAATAATTCTTTTCAAACACAAGGAGACCAGTAGAATAAAGCGATGGATATAACGACTATGAATGTCTCTTATTTGATTATTGGATCATTTCAAAATGGAATTTGACATGATACGGCGCTAATAAGTTTTGCTAGTATTAACAAAGTAATTCTTTGCATCCTTTTCATTAGGTATGCCTGGTTTATAACAGGGAACAACATAGTTCGATACCATCTTTTTTACAGGACCAGGGGAATGGAAAACATGGGCAGATCCAGAATTTTAACAAGATGGGTGCACACATTACTAATTGAAAAGGCATAGATGCCAAACATGTGACTCTGGGGTAGTCGAGCTGAGATCTGTAAGTAATTGGTGGAGGGTTGGGAGTTGCACGATAGAAACGGGAAAATAGTCATTTCTTTTCCCAAATGAATTTAATTTTAGTTAGTTTTTATATGCTAATACTGTAAAAATATTTGTACTATCAAGTCAACTGtgctaacaacaacaacatacccaatattatCCCATATCgaggggtttggggagggtagtgtgtacgtagaccttacccctaccttgttaaggtagagagactgtttccaatagaccctcggctcaggaaaacataagcaccacattaattaaAAGATAGACAAGGAGGAACAATACCAAAACGCCATGTAAAAGCAGCATAAAAACAACACGATGATAAGATAATCAAAATGAAGGAAAACGACAGGTAGTCATAGAAACCTACTACTAACAGAATGCGAGAGTGGGTACTAATACTACTGGTATGAACAATCTACCACCTACCCCActaccttaatcctcgaccttcacaccttcctatcaagggtcatgtcctcggtcagctgaaacTGCGTCATGTCTTACCTAATCACCTCTCACCACTTCTACTTCGACCTACATCTACCTCTCtataggccctccaatgtcaacctctcacgcCTTCTCACCAGGGCATATATtttcctcctcctcacatgtccaaaccacctaagcatcgcttcccgcatcttgccctcaatgggagccacacccaccttgtcgcgaataacctgttacaccatgtgcgtctcaaggtgacgtataatgaatatgagacttgttaatcatgatttaaatgagtttaaagtcataatatgactatatatgatgtttggataaaacatataaagtttgggaaaaatcggattaaagttgcggaaaaaccaactaaggatttgccatgtaacagagctttttgagaaatatattttgtatgttatattaggtattttgggacatattatatatcaaattgagggtcttggaatgtagtttccaacgctcttaaccgttcattcatacgatatccggataaaaagatataagcgtcggaagatgggcgaatcagagggtgccaagctagcaccttttgacttttcaaaagttgatatattattttttactcgtctctctctcttcatttttacatagcATCTGACCAGAGGACACCATAAAcggtccttgagctctctaatattgcttcaaacaagactatcatctcggacacgaaatcaagaagcgataacattaaaacgatccctacgacgtaagtatcgctatatcgcctctctttttctttgtagtttgagttttggaatgtatttaatagttaataaaaattcttaatttctgtatttaagctttaaaatatcaagaaaagttgacaaattcgtttcctaatagttagacctcgcggacggtgatcggaagtcgtgagtttgagttatttgacttatagtggactgttttgtgggttgtttcgtgttgtTTTTGGGTtgtctattgtgctgctg
It includes:
- the LOC104108181 gene encoding SAC3 family protein C; this translates as MAGRNQPPYRPRGGVNFSSSSSSRSFHPSRNSTKNVNSEERKKTSSSNWDNKAAIDGDIDDIQNLPSLVGTCPFMCPVEEREKRERLRDLAVFERLYGNPAKSSPSLAVKKFCRTISGKTVQDSDVRPLSVLEDTLNYLSNLLDSTEHPFEVVHDFIFDRMRAIRQDLSMQNIACSRAVSMYERMVKFHIISQHKLRRCSGSSISSLSYLNMEQLTKALATLFNLYEASRTSESIFENEAEFFSFYVLLRLDSKTQGTGETLSLWFRRVPSHIMKSTEMNFARKILRYFKLGFYKKFIHITESEASYLQYCIIEPSINEVRALAISCVNYGGYKLQPFPLAALSKFLMMKEWELESFCNDSGLQTSIDEEGNSCLPTKQTTLIHPKGGLHKYYPLESDRFERLSVEL